From Suricata suricatta isolate VVHF042 chromosome 1, meerkat_22Aug2017_6uvM2_HiC, whole genome shotgun sequence, a single genomic window includes:
- the CXCL13 gene encoding C-X-C motif chemokine 13, whose product MRFSPGSLLFVLLVCSIPPVHGVLEAYNTNLKCKCIRETSAFIPPNLIEKLEILPPGNGCPNKEVIVKKKNMSVVCLNPRAKWVPKFINILLSKRAASTPSAPVFKKRVN is encoded by the exons ATGAGGTTCTCCCCGGGATCTCTGCTTTTCGTGCTGCTGGTCTGCAGCATCCCTCCAGTCCATG GTGTTCTGGAGGCCTATAACACAAACTTAAAGTGCAAATGCATCCGAGAGACCTCAGCCTTTATCCCCCCCAACCTCATTGAAAAGCTTGAGATCTTGCCTCCTGGGAATGGGTGCCCAAACAAAGAAGTCAT aGTTAAGAAGAAGAATATGTCAGTTGTATGCTTGAACCCTCGAGCTAAATGGGTaccaaaatttataaatattttattgag taaACGTGCTGCTTCAACTCCATCAGCTCCAGTGTTTAAGAAAAGGGTCAACTGA